In Vitis riparia cultivar Riparia Gloire de Montpellier isolate 1030 chromosome 19, EGFV_Vit.rip_1.0, whole genome shotgun sequence, the following proteins share a genomic window:
- the LOC117908196 gene encoding S-protein homolog 20-like — protein sequence MFPFSRCLFSVVLLVFLVRLCDGVFIEKKVDLRITNDLGNGLDLNLHCKSQDDDLGVHVLASHQFFEFSFRPNFWSSTLYFCRFWWGGESHWFDIYVQNRDVGRCSKKCWWMIDPTGPCLLNDKVKRYTYCENWNDQQIQGSSQIGTGNSTARMSND from the coding sequence ATGTTTCCATTCAGCAGATGTTTGTTTTCAGTTGTGCTGCTTGTGTTTCTTGTTCGTTTGTGTGATGGTGTGTTTATAGAAAAGAAAGTGGATCTAAGGATCACCAATGACTTGGGCAATGGCTTGGATCTAAACCTCCACTGTAAATCCCAGGATGATGACCTTGGGGTTCATGTCCTTGCCTCTCATCAATTCTTTGAATTCAGTTTCCGACCAAACTTTTGGTCTTCTACGTTATACTTCTGTAGGTTCTGGTGGGGAGGCGAGTCCCATTGGTTTGACATATACGTTCAGAACAGGGATGTTGGACGATGCAGCAAGAAGTGCTGGTGGATGATAGATCCAACTGGTCCTTGTTTACTGAATGATAAAGTTAAAAGATACACTTATTGCGAAAACTGGAATGACCAACAGATTCAGGGTTCAAGCCAAATAGGGACAGGAAACAGCACAGCTAGAATGTCCAATGACTGA